From a region of the Opitutales bacterium genome:
- a CDS encoding NADP-dependent isocitrate dehydrogenase produces MSKQHHITLAPGDGIGPEIMDATLRILKAADAPLTWESVRLGETVFNEGISSGIEPAAWKSMRATGVLLKGPVMTPQGKGFKSVNVTKRKSLNLFSNVRPCKAYAPFIASAHPDMNLVIIRENEEDLYAGIEHRQTPEVHQVLKLLSRPGCERIVRYAFEYAQAYGRKKVSCMTKDNIMKLTDGLFHQVFEEVAAEYPEIEHDHYIIDIGAARLADTPEQFDVIVSLNLYGDILSDIAAQIAGSVGLASSANIGDTLAMFEAVHGSAPDIAGKGIANPSGVLIAATQLLVHLGEAVCAEKIKNAWLKTIEDGIHTGDIYQEGVSSERVGTAAFADAVIARLGLSPEKLAPVNYEPNAIQVSTQSVIAKKETIGVDVFLCWDEAERDPGALAARLESVDSSTMRLRLITNRGVKVYPDGAPETFCTDHWRCRFRSDSDCVQYSEILDLLRSISGAGLDVIKTENLCTFDGVPGFSMGQGE; encoded by the coding sequence ATGAGCAAGCAGCATCACATCACTTTAGCACCCGGAGACGGGATTGGACCCGAGATCATGGACGCCACTTTGAGGATACTCAAAGCAGCGGACGCTCCCCTTACCTGGGAAAGCGTCCGATTGGGAGAAACCGTCTTCAATGAAGGTATCTCATCGGGAATCGAGCCCGCTGCGTGGAAATCGATGCGCGCGACTGGCGTGCTCCTCAAAGGGCCCGTGATGACCCCGCAGGGAAAAGGCTTCAAGAGCGTCAACGTCACTAAACGGAAGTCGCTGAATCTCTTTTCCAATGTGCGTCCTTGCAAAGCCTACGCGCCCTTTATCGCATCCGCGCACCCAGACATGAATCTGGTCATTATCCGAGAAAATGAGGAGGATCTTTACGCGGGTATTGAGCACCGGCAGACGCCTGAAGTGCATCAAGTATTAAAGCTCTTGAGTCGGCCAGGATGTGAGAGAATCGTGCGCTACGCCTTCGAATATGCTCAGGCCTACGGCCGCAAAAAGGTCAGCTGCATGACAAAAGACAACATCATGAAGCTGACAGATGGTTTATTCCATCAGGTCTTTGAAGAGGTGGCCGCCGAATACCCTGAGATCGAACACGATCATTATATCATCGATATCGGTGCCGCTCGTTTGGCTGATACGCCTGAACAATTTGATGTGATCGTTTCGCTCAATCTCTATGGAGATATCCTATCAGACATTGCGGCTCAGATCGCTGGTTCTGTGGGGTTGGCCTCGTCTGCAAACATCGGCGATACCCTGGCGATGTTTGAAGCGGTCCACGGTTCTGCTCCAGATATTGCAGGCAAAGGGATCGCCAATCCTTCAGGCGTCCTCATCGCGGCGACGCAATTGCTGGTTCATCTGGGCGAGGCCGTGTGCGCAGAGAAAATCAAGAATGCTTGGCTCAAGACCATTGAGGATGGGATTCATACCGGGGATATTTACCAAGAGGGTGTCAGCTCTGAGCGTGTGGGGACAGCTGCATTTGCGGATGCAGTAATCGCCCGCCTCGGCTTGAGTCCAGAGAAACTGGCTCCAGTGAATTATGAACCCAACGCCATCCAAGTATCCACACAGTCCGTGATAGCGAAGAAGGAGACGATCGGTGTCGATGTCTTCCTGTGCTGGGACGAAGCGGAACGCGATCCAGGAGCTTTGGCCGCCAGACTTGAATCCGTCGATAGCAGCACGATGCGTCTTCGGTTGATTACCAATCGCGGTGTTAAAGTCTACCCAGACGGTGCGCCTGAGACTTTCTGCACAGACCATTGGAGGTGCCGTTTCCGTTCAGATTCTGATTGCGTTCAATACAGCGAAATCCTTGATCTGCTACGCTCTATCAGTGGAGCGGGATTGGACGTCATTAAAACCGAAAATCTCTGCACCTTCGATGGCGTCCCTGGCTTCTCCATGGGGCAGGGCGAATAG
- a CDS encoding SGNH/GDSL hydrolase family protein, producing the protein MLVQPHSRFVFIGDSITNADRAEAGEMLPHDPWVGLGRGYVSYIHALLASRYPAAFIKVSNRGISGDGILDLLDRWNEDVIELKPNWLSVFVGINDVWRHFDSPTNRDQHVSLDTFETVYTKLLEQTRRSLDGLILVTPYVVEEDPKDKMRVLMAEYAAIVEKLADKFDALLVDSQSAVDQLTDVHHPTAIAWDRIHMGPAGHMSLARALLDAIGFDW; encoded by the coding sequence ATGCTCGTTCAACCCCATTCCCGCTTTGTCTTCATCGGCGATTCTATAACCAACGCAGACCGTGCAGAGGCCGGAGAAATGTTGCCTCACGACCCATGGGTCGGCTTGGGCCGCGGCTATGTCTCTTACATACATGCACTCCTCGCATCGCGTTATCCCGCGGCCTTCATAAAAGTCAGCAATCGAGGCATATCTGGTGATGGCATCCTCGATTTACTGGACCGTTGGAACGAGGATGTGATCGAACTCAAACCCAATTGGCTAAGTGTATTTGTAGGAATCAATGATGTATGGCGTCACTTTGATTCACCTACAAACCGAGATCAGCACGTATCTTTGGATACGTTTGAAACTGTTTATACAAAACTGCTGGAGCAGACACGGCGATCTTTAGATGGGCTGATCTTAGTGACCCCCTACGTCGTAGAGGAAGACCCCAAAGACAAAATGCGTGTGCTTATGGCAGAGTATGCCGCCATCGTTGAAAAGCTGGCCGATAAGTTTGATGCTCTACTCGTCGATAGCCAAAGCGCCGTGGATCAACTGACTGACGTTCACCACCCGACTGCCATCGCCTGGGATCGCATTCATATGGGCCCAGCAGGGCACATGAGTCTCGCCCGCGCCCTGCTGGATGCGATCGGATTTGATTGGTAG
- a CDS encoding exosortase/archaeosortase family protein yields MSDSPPSTSTHGVNAGPTSWLEIVLLGIASILAFAPLMVWLYDAASKESQILHAFIVLGFAGVMLTLDQREKVRLQPIMGRPVLFAVALSTLFLLTGFILKISVLYPIALTAMIFAWLHIFLGNSFPRIAYGWTLAFCVFLLLVIVFPTIDWPLRMLAGHNADWIFKNLGVETKLGLFEDTTSNTIKLIFVVDGRPFEVAPECNGFGVMGSAVLLASLLAVARGSRVITACLTVAGALLLGYLANTLRIVIILILAPLVGEHYFVMHEIVGTVTFLGTLFLIWRLWAPKRKIPLEPK; encoded by the coding sequence TTGAGCGATTCCCCACCATCTACCTCGACTCATGGCGTGAACGCTGGGCCTACCTCGTGGCTTGAGATCGTTCTGCTAGGTATCGCTTCTATCCTAGCATTTGCGCCCCTTATGGTTTGGCTGTATGACGCCGCATCAAAAGAGTCGCAGATCCTACATGCATTTATTGTTCTAGGATTCGCAGGCGTGATGTTGACCTTGGATCAACGCGAGAAGGTTAGGCTGCAGCCAATCATGGGGCGACCCGTTCTCTTCGCTGTAGCGCTCTCGACTCTGTTTCTCCTCACAGGTTTCATCCTTAAGATCTCTGTGCTGTATCCAATAGCTCTGACCGCGATGATCTTTGCCTGGCTGCACATTTTTCTAGGAAATAGTTTCCCAAGAATCGCCTACGGTTGGACTCTGGCATTTTGCGTCTTTCTGTTGCTAGTTATCGTTTTCCCTACGATCGACTGGCCGCTGCGAATGCTTGCAGGGCACAACGCAGATTGGATTTTCAAAAATTTGGGCGTAGAGACGAAATTGGGGCTCTTTGAGGATACTACATCGAACACTATCAAACTCATTTTTGTGGTCGACGGGCGCCCTTTCGAAGTAGCTCCAGAATGCAATGGTTTTGGCGTCATGGGCTCAGCTGTGTTGTTGGCAAGTCTACTCGCTGTCGCCCGTGGAAGTCGTGTGATCACCGCATGCTTGACTGTCGCAGGCGCTCTCCTCCTCGGATACCTGGCCAATACGCTGCGTATCGTAATTATTCTGATTCTAGCACCATTGGTTGGTGAGCACTATTTCGTCATGCACGAAATAGTGGGAACAGTCACCTTTCTTGGAACTCTTTTCCTGATATGGAGACTTTGGGCTCCGAAGCGAAAGATACCTCTAGAACCCAAGTAA
- the argS gene encoding arginine--tRNA ligase, protein MDAWLDPASTIEEQVRAVARTIDAFDDSFEPDVRVADARFGDYQANGVLPFAKRNKTNPRQLGQTLMDALVASGVFKAAGVEISLAGPGFVNFTFSKEALTQWLMAHEDADAFGQPCSALKAGQKIVVDYSSPNTAKEMHVGHIRSTCIGHAIANLLEFAGADVIRDNHIGDWGTQFGMIIYGIKAAGYDLDADHEDPIADLEQFYKDGYAAYKSSEELAQTVRDELVKLQTGDPENVALWKKITEVSWTVFQRIYNQLGVQFDIVHGESYYRDQVDFIYGEMEQTGLSEVDQGAQVVFHPEHKRFSKQPFIIRKADGASNYATTDLATIYDRTHELKASGMINVVDSRQSDHFEQLFLTANKWYAARGWDLPEMKHVSFGTILGEDNKPLKSKEGTSVKLKDLIAEAIERCEKIVAEKNPSLSSDERRHIAEVVGVNAIRYVDLSQNRSTDYVFSWNKLLSFEGNTAPYLLYAVARINSIFRKLEEDPAEDFKTDSAIETDAERALARQLMGFTDAVKQSLSDLRPHFICSYLFELSSSFSSFYNADKVDVEDSEVRTRRLMLCQKTLQVLKLGLGILGIPTLERM, encoded by the coding sequence ATGGACGCTTGGCTAGACCCTGCATCAACTATTGAAGAACAAGTCCGCGCAGTAGCACGGACGATAGACGCTTTTGACGACTCATTTGAGCCAGATGTGCGGGTGGCAGATGCGCGTTTTGGCGACTACCAGGCCAATGGTGTGTTGCCCTTCGCAAAACGCAATAAGACCAATCCACGCCAGCTAGGTCAGACGCTGATGGATGCTTTGGTCGCCTCGGGTGTGTTTAAGGCCGCGGGTGTGGAAATCAGCCTAGCGGGGCCGGGTTTCGTCAACTTTACTTTTTCCAAAGAGGCCCTCACACAATGGCTTATGGCTCATGAGGATGCCGATGCTTTTGGACAGCCTTGCTCGGCATTGAAGGCGGGACAGAAGATCGTTGTCGACTACTCTTCCCCCAACACCGCGAAGGAAATGCATGTAGGTCATATCCGCTCGACTTGCATCGGCCACGCTATCGCCAACTTACTCGAATTTGCCGGAGCCGATGTCATTCGAGACAACCACATCGGCGATTGGGGGACCCAATTTGGGATGATCATCTATGGGATCAAGGCGGCCGGCTATGACTTGGATGCCGATCACGAGGACCCGATTGCAGACTTGGAACAATTTTACAAGGACGGCTACGCCGCCTACAAATCCTCCGAGGAATTGGCACAAACCGTCCGCGATGAACTGGTCAAGCTCCAGACGGGCGACCCTGAGAACGTCGCTCTCTGGAAGAAGATTACCGAGGTAAGCTGGACCGTTTTTCAACGGATCTATAATCAGCTGGGCGTCCAATTCGATATCGTCCATGGCGAGAGCTATTACCGTGATCAGGTAGATTTCATCTATGGTGAGATGGAGCAGACCGGTCTTTCAGAGGTAGACCAAGGTGCACAGGTAGTATTCCATCCCGAACACAAGCGTTTCTCAAAGCAACCGTTCATCATCCGCAAAGCCGATGGCGCCTCAAACTATGCCACAACCGATCTCGCAACGATCTATGACCGTACGCATGAGCTGAAGGCAAGCGGGATGATTAACGTGGTAGATTCGCGGCAAAGTGATCACTTCGAGCAGCTTTTCCTGACCGCCAATAAATGGTATGCGGCGCGCGGCTGGGATCTACCGGAAATGAAGCATGTCAGCTTTGGAACAATTCTCGGCGAGGATAATAAGCCGCTGAAGTCCAAAGAAGGCACCTCAGTTAAGTTGAAAGACCTGATCGCCGAAGCAATCGAGCGTTGCGAAAAAATCGTCGCAGAGAAAAACCCAAGCCTCAGCTCAGACGAGCGGCGCCACATCGCGGAGGTGGTTGGCGTAAACGCTATTCGTTATGTGGACCTGTCACAGAACCGTTCAACGGATTATGTGTTCAGCTGGAACAAACTCCTGAGCTTCGAAGGGAATACAGCTCCCTATCTCCTTTATGCAGTAGCTCGGATTAACAGTATATTTCGAAAGCTCGAGGAGGACCCGGCTGAAGACTTTAAGACCGACTCAGCCATCGAGACAGACGCTGAGCGGGCGCTGGCTCGTCAATTGATGGGCTTTACCGATGCAGTGAAACAGTCACTTTCGGATCTACGCCCTCACTTCATCTGTAGCTATCTCTTTGAGCTCTCTTCGAGCTTCAGCAGCTTTTACAATGCTGACAAAGTCGATGTCGAAGACTCGGAGGTCCGCACACGCCGTCTCATGCTATGTCAAAAGACGTTGCAGGTTCTTAAGTTGGGGCTGGGAATTTTGGGCATACCGACTTTGGAGCGGATGTAA
- a CDS encoding cytochrome c codes for MRTSVSALISIIALSFSACGGGKTEEATEPVDLSTLPAIIDPATVTVSQAVIDQGKRVYTRSCLACHMADGRGMPGMQPSLIGSEKLAGDPYVLIDWVLRGSDALGGAPSKWPVRMLPHDHLSNQQVAAVVSYTRNAFGDGASGVSPEMVSLVRGE; via the coding sequence ATGAGAACCTCCGTCTCTGCTCTAATTTCAATCATCGCCCTATCGTTTTCCGCGTGTGGTGGTGGAAAAACCGAGGAGGCCACTGAACCGGTCGACCTCTCCACCCTACCCGCCATCATCGATCCCGCTACGGTCACAGTCAGCCAAGCTGTGATTGATCAAGGTAAGCGTGTCTACACTCGATCTTGCTTAGCCTGTCACATGGCCGACGGCCGAGGTATGCCGGGGATGCAACCGTCACTCATTGGATCCGAAAAACTCGCTGGTGATCCCTATGTCCTCATCGACTGGGTATTGCGGGGCAGTGATGCCCTGGGTGGCGCACCATCCAAGTGGCCGGTCCGTATGCTCCCGCACGACCACCTCAGTAACCAACAAGTCGCCGCAGTCGTCTCCTACACCCGCAACGCATTTGGCGACGGAGCGAGCGGGGTGTCACCCGAGATGGTCAGCTTAGTTCGCGGTGAGTGA
- a CDS encoding 2,3-bisphosphoglycerate-independent phosphoglycerate mutase, with translation MVEIMTPVLLAIRDGWGVNNVPELAPFNAIAQADTPFCDHLSAEWPRTELAAHGPDVGVPPGIMGNSEVGHQNIGAGRIVDQEIMRINKGLEDLGAMLENPALKKAFDRAKSGSGKLHLMGLVSDAGVHAMIEHLYKLLEIAWMAEIEEVYIHAFTDGRDTAPTSGLGYIKDLEAKCKEIGIGQIASVCGRFWVMDRDKRWDRVERAYNMLTGKDAPIAISAEAAIQGYYDAPAGESMKGDEFVPPTWIADESGEPRATFSDGDSVVFFNFRGDRPREITAALITDDFDGFDRGEKLDLVYATMTDYQKGLCPDIVFPKPPKMPNILGSFLADKGIRQFRCAETEKYPHVTFFFNDYRDESFSKEERQVLPSPGVSTYDEAPEMSAQGVMDAAEEAILSERFGLIVVNFANPDMVGHTGSIPACVRACEIVDRGVEKLCKAIDKIGGVAVVTADHGNCDQMGFPDSDAIHTSHTLNPVELVLYGAAVKEKTLFQEDNRLADIAPTILDLMKIEKPVEMTGKSLIV, from the coding sequence ATGGTCGAGATTATGACACCGGTCCTTCTCGCAATCCGTGATGGCTGGGGCGTGAACAACGTCCCGGAACTGGCACCTTTCAACGCAATCGCTCAGGCAGATACCCCCTTTTGCGATCATCTTTCCGCTGAGTGGCCACGTACGGAGTTGGCCGCGCACGGGCCCGATGTGGGCGTACCACCAGGGATCATGGGCAACAGCGAGGTCGGTCATCAAAACATCGGAGCAGGCCGGATCGTGGATCAGGAAATCATGCGCATCAACAAGGGCCTGGAGGATCTTGGTGCTATGCTGGAAAACCCTGCGCTGAAAAAAGCCTTTGACCGGGCAAAATCAGGCTCCGGGAAACTCCATCTGATGGGACTCGTCTCCGATGCCGGAGTCCATGCCATGATCGAACACCTTTACAAGCTCCTTGAGATCGCGTGGATGGCAGAAATTGAGGAAGTCTACATCCATGCATTTACCGACGGGCGCGATACCGCACCTACCAGCGGTTTGGGCTACATTAAGGATCTAGAGGCCAAGTGTAAGGAGATCGGCATCGGCCAAATCGCCTCGGTCTGCGGCCGTTTTTGGGTGATGGACCGCGATAAACGCTGGGACCGGGTAGAGAGAGCTTACAATATGCTGACCGGCAAAGATGCACCCATCGCGATCTCGGCGGAAGCCGCCATTCAAGGTTATTATGATGCTCCGGCGGGTGAGTCGATGAAAGGCGACGAATTTGTGCCCCCTACTTGGATCGCCGATGAATCGGGTGAGCCCCGTGCTACGTTTTCCGATGGTGATTCCGTGGTCTTCTTTAACTTCCGTGGCGACCGACCACGAGAAATCACCGCCGCACTCATTACCGATGACTTCGACGGCTTTGATCGCGGTGAAAAACTCGATCTGGTTTATGCCACCATGACAGACTACCAGAAGGGCCTGTGCCCTGACATCGTCTTCCCGAAACCGCCCAAAATGCCTAACATCCTTGGCAGTTTTCTCGCCGATAAGGGTATCCGGCAGTTCCGCTGCGCTGAGACCGAAAAATACCCCCACGTCACATTTTTCTTTAATGACTACCGCGACGAATCCTTTTCCAAGGAAGAGCGCCAAGTCTTGCCGAGTCCAGGCGTTTCCACCTATGACGAGGCTCCCGAGATGTCGGCTCAAGGCGTGATGGATGCCGCTGAAGAAGCCATCTTGAGCGAACGCTTCGGACTGATCGTAGTTAACTTTGCCAACCCTGACATGGTCGGGCATACTGGAAGTATTCCTGCCTGTGTGCGTGCCTGTGAGATCGTAGATCGTGGCGTAGAAAAACTCTGTAAAGCCATCGACAAAATAGGCGGTGTTGCTGTCGTGACCGCAGATCACGGCAACTGCGATCAGATGGGCTTCCCCGACTCTGATGCGATTCATACGTCACACACGCTCAATCCTGTCGAACTCGTGCTGTATGGCGCAGCGGTCAAAGAGAAGACGCTATTCCAAGAGGATAATCGCCTGGCCGACATAGCGCCCACCATCCTTGATCTCATGAAAATTGAAAAACCGGTGGAAATGACAGGGAAATCGCTGATTGTGTGA
- a CDS encoding BlaI/MecI/CopY family transcriptional regulator, translating into MPKDDLDALSRRERQIMEILISQGSGSAADVREALSDEISDSAIRTFLRILVQKGHVVHRKEGRKFIYSPTTSPAKAKRRAVRDVVARLFDGSLAGAVAAFVGDRNDTLTPEEIGRIEQLIEQAKQRQSSNTTPER; encoded by the coding sequence ATGCCAAAAGATGATTTAGATGCCCTGAGTCGACGGGAGCGGCAGATTATGGAAATCCTGATTTCGCAAGGCAGTGGCTCTGCAGCCGACGTGCGAGAGGCTCTATCTGACGAGATCAGTGATTCAGCTATTCGGACTTTTTTACGTATCCTCGTTCAGAAGGGCCATGTGGTGCATCGTAAAGAGGGGAGGAAGTTTATTTACTCCCCGACCACCTCACCCGCCAAGGCGAAGCGCCGTGCGGTCCGCGATGTGGTGGCACGTCTCTTCGACGGATCTCTCGCCGGAGCCGTCGCTGCTTTCGTCGGCGATAGAAACGACACACTCACTCCTGAAGAAATCGGCCGAATTGAGCAGCTGATCGAGCAGGCTAAACAGCGCCAATCCTCAAACACTACCCCAGAAAGATGA
- a CDS encoding M56 family metallopeptidase, which translates to MIPESLSLFADITMKTSAMLLLAWLFDRLGKFSSSQVAALWTIAFAAVAATPLTHWLPSPISVWESMFFDAEETFVVSVVFSDSQTSDTRTIVNNSATGSVLHSIHFGWYLWGAWGAGVFFFLWRWVRGYLRARRITLDSVSLNDSEIRLPLSEDDVISSEHIRVSDAVPSPFLFGYLNPTLMLPASADRWSTGKLVAVFAHEKAHVRRKDLWVRALAEAVTVVFWFNPLVWLAARRLRLAQEKACDDLALESGVEPLAYTSTLAQMASALIDDLPDASTVSMARKSTLRSRVEAVLDMSQKRSPAGGKFWLACMLTTGFLISTTGAQEVRSSDTTSTPIDPLTGPVEPEENVVEIRMKVIQGVRSTVENGASAPPLYLTGAIGGVQLPEDIGDALAAPPITMLENRTGVITVGDDYLDNGVEKTVGLQTKVTVTNLEDKSYLVQLSVTLSALQEAGNGELDYKEKTTPFEIVMESGQYALIPGIETPDEDQGGITLLMELTRP; encoded by the coding sequence ATGATTCCTGAATCCCTGTCATTATTCGCGGACATCACCATGAAGACATCCGCGATGCTTCTGCTCGCTTGGTTATTCGATCGCCTGGGAAAATTTTCATCGTCGCAGGTCGCTGCATTATGGACGATCGCGTTTGCCGCAGTCGCGGCTACGCCACTAACCCACTGGTTGCCGAGCCCGATATCGGTTTGGGAGAGCATGTTTTTCGATGCTGAGGAAACTTTTGTAGTATCTGTCGTTTTCTCGGATTCCCAAACCTCAGACACTCGGACGATCGTTAATAACTCAGCAACGGGTTCCGTGCTTCATAGCATCCACTTCGGTTGGTATCTGTGGGGCGCCTGGGGCGCGGGGGTGTTCTTCTTTCTTTGGCGCTGGGTGCGTGGTTATTTGAGAGCGCGCAGGATCACTCTGGATTCGGTTTCGTTGAACGACTCGGAAATTAGGCTGCCCTTGTCAGAAGACGATGTGATCTCATCCGAGCACATACGGGTGAGCGATGCGGTGCCTTCGCCCTTTCTATTCGGTTATTTGAACCCGACCCTGATGCTACCTGCTTCAGCTGATCGCTGGTCCACCGGAAAACTCGTTGCTGTTTTCGCTCATGAGAAAGCTCATGTGCGAAGAAAAGACCTATGGGTTCGAGCACTCGCGGAGGCGGTGACTGTAGTCTTTTGGTTCAATCCACTGGTCTGGCTCGCAGCCCGCCGGTTGAGACTAGCCCAGGAGAAAGCCTGTGATGATCTTGCTCTCGAATCAGGTGTGGAGCCTCTCGCCTACACATCGACACTAGCACAGATGGCGAGTGCTCTCATAGACGACTTACCCGACGCCTCGACCGTCTCTATGGCGAGAAAGTCAACACTACGCAGTCGGGTTGAGGCGGTTTTGGATATGAGTCAAAAGCGTTCTCCTGCCGGCGGCAAATTTTGGTTAGCTTGTATGCTCACCACGGGATTCTTAATTTCGACAACAGGTGCTCAGGAAGTTCGGAGTTCTGATACCACTTCCACGCCGATCGATCCGCTTACAGGACCTGTTGAGCCTGAAGAGAACGTAGTGGAAATACGCATGAAGGTCATTCAGGGAGTGCGTTCGACGGTTGAAAATGGAGCTTCCGCACCTCCACTTTATTTGACTGGCGCAATCGGCGGGGTTCAATTACCCGAAGATATTGGTGATGCTTTGGCTGCTCCGCCTATCACGATGCTGGAGAATCGCACCGGGGTCATTACGGTTGGCGATGATTATCTGGATAACGGCGTGGAGAAAACTGTGGGTCTCCAGACGAAAGTTACCGTTACAAATCTGGAAGATAAGTCCTATCTAGTTCAGTTATCTGTTACGCTGTCGGCACTGCAAGAGGCAGGGAACGGTGAACTCGATTACAAAGAGAAAACCACTCCGTTTGAGATCGTTATGGAATCTGGGCAATATGCCCTCATTCCTGGTATTGAAACACCTGACGAAGACCAAGGAGGTATTACTCTGCTGATGGAACTCACCCGACCATAG
- a CDS encoding MATE family efflux transporter has translation MNSLRSEVWHTFKLAFPMMMGQMAVHLTQLVDAAMIGRVGVDELAAAAFAANFYMLFFMVGFGLSIAVSIFTARAYGAGDSAGQRATLGAGINATFWLGVLLAVALHALLPVAEYFGQEPAVLGHARSYIILLGWSSAPVLMMAALKSYGEAIDRPWIPLIWTLAVVPVNVFLNWIFIFGNLGAPAMGLDGAGLATLLARIICFVLMWIGYEKAGLLERNWSLRELILPQWRAVKDIVKTGIGTGIQISFEVASFNVAAIMMGWIGAVSLAAHNIAISLVGLAFMIPLGLSFAISIRIGQALGAHQNQRASRIAWANVLFVIIIMACPATVLAAFRHQLPWIFLDRGLAETAQVAALAATFLLIAAFFQLGDGCNIILMGILRGYNDIRVPTILSFFIFWCFAIPLCFFLTFGTSLDLSRVPDFLQPLAHIGFALEGAGMWAALSAGLWVSAIIMASRTRGVIRRSLVDEER, from the coding sequence GTGAACTCGCTCCGCTCAGAGGTTTGGCATACGTTCAAACTCGCTTTTCCCATGATGATGGGCCAGATGGCTGTGCACCTGACTCAGCTCGTCGATGCAGCCATGATCGGACGTGTCGGCGTGGATGAGCTCGCAGCGGCAGCATTTGCAGCAAACTTCTATATGCTCTTTTTTATGGTCGGCTTTGGGTTGAGCATCGCCGTATCTATTTTCACGGCTCGGGCCTATGGTGCCGGTGATTCGGCCGGCCAGCGCGCCACGCTGGGAGCTGGAATCAACGCTACATTCTGGCTCGGTGTTCTCTTAGCAGTGGCCTTGCACGCCCTTCTACCCGTCGCCGAATATTTTGGCCAGGAGCCCGCCGTTCTGGGCCACGCACGCTCCTACATCATTTTGTTAGGCTGGTCCTCGGCACCCGTGCTCATGATGGCGGCGCTGAAATCGTATGGCGAGGCTATCGACCGCCCATGGATTCCTCTCATCTGGACCCTAGCTGTGGTCCCTGTAAATGTTTTCCTCAATTGGATCTTTATTTTCGGTAACCTTGGCGCACCGGCGATGGGTTTGGATGGAGCAGGCTTGGCTACCCTATTAGCCCGCATCATCTGCTTTGTTCTGATGTGGATTGGCTACGAAAAAGCGGGGCTCCTGGAACGCAACTGGAGCCTCCGCGAATTGATTCTGCCACAGTGGCGCGCCGTGAAGGATATTGTTAAGACAGGAATCGGCACGGGCATTCAGATTTCTTTCGAGGTCGCCTCCTTCAATGTTGCGGCGATCATGATGGGATGGATCGGAGCGGTTAGCTTAGCCGCGCACAATATTGCGATTAGCCTCGTGGGCCTAGCCTTTATGATCCCCCTGGGACTCAGCTTTGCTATCAGCATCCGCATCGGCCAGGCTCTCGGTGCGCATCAAAACCAACGTGCATCCCGTATAGCATGGGCCAACGTCCTTTTTGTGATCATCATCATGGCCTGCCCAGCCACCGTGCTGGCCGCCTTCCGCCACCAGTTGCCCTGGATCTTTCTTGATCGCGGACTGGCCGAGACGGCTCAAGTCGCCGCGCTGGCAGCGACATTCTTGCTCATCGCCGCCTTTTTCCAACTCGGCGATGGCTGTAACATTATCCTCATGGGCATCCTCCGCGGCTATAATGACATCCGCGTACCGACGATCCTGAGCTTCTTCATCTTCTGGTGCTTCGCCATTCCACTCTGTTTCTTCCTCACCTTCGGCACTAGCCTCGACCTCTCGCGCGTCCCGGATTTCCTCCAGCCTCTCGCACACATCGGATTCGCTCTCGAGGGCGCCGGCATGTGGGCCGCTCTTTCCGCAGGCCTCTGGGTCTCGGCGATCATTATGGCCTCCCGGACCCGCGGGGTGATCCGAAGATCCTTGGTCGACGAGGAGAGATAA
- a CDS encoding GNAT family N-acetyltransferase yields the protein MPHPIPSLETERLLLRPFTFEDATDMQRLAGHEKIASTTLNVPHPYEVGMAEQWIATHAKDYFAQGSINHALCLKQTGELIGAIGLAIQKRHNRAELGYWIGVPYWNQGYCTEAARCLIRFGFESMSLHKITSCHLHDNPASGRVMLKVGMEFEGELKDQIRKGDAYMTVRVYGILNPKT from the coding sequence ATGCCACACCCGATCCCCAGTTTAGAGACCGAGCGCCTTCTTCTGAGGCCGTTCACCTTTGAAGACGCTACCGATATGCAGCGACTGGCTGGACATGAAAAAATCGCCTCAACGACACTCAATGTGCCTCATCCTTATGAAGTCGGCATGGCTGAGCAGTGGATTGCTACCCATGCTAAGGATTACTTCGCGCAGGGCAGCATCAATCACGCACTATGCCTCAAGCAAACAGGTGAGCTCATCGGAGCCATAGGACTTGCAATTCAAAAACGCCACAACCGCGCTGAACTCGGCTACTGGATAGGCGTCCCCTATTGGAACCAAGGCTATTGCACCGAGGCCGCCCGTTGCCTCATTCGGTTCGGGTTTGAATCCATGAGCCTACACAAAATTACCTCATGCCATCTTCATGACAACCCGGCCTCTGGAAGGGTCATGCTGAAGGTAGGCATGGAATTCGAAGGCGAGCTCAAGGATCAAATCCGCAAGGGGGATGCCTATATGACCGTTCGAGTCTACGGGATTCTTAATCCAAAGACTTGA